One Salvelinus sp. IW2-2015 linkage group LG35, ASM291031v2, whole genome shotgun sequence DNA segment encodes these proteins:
- the LOC111958821 gene encoding tumor protein p53-inducible nuclear protein 1 — translation MFQRJTSVLFGDDVEEVRRVGPGEQDFGQKEEDEEWILVDYLAEACSSPCGDGLSEVDLTSDEGDLVVVPSPIASSPIRYASCTSLDSTADTEYGGPEEEEEEEGGFQRLEACSLEESWFVTPPPCFGGGTRGKPMVLETSPLENLLIEHPSMSVYTTHCPPRLSLNLSLNLNLCPPPVDTPAAVGMEPGRRSLDTPCHRPETVVQCRAGLHAGCYAAAVPGLLDQAQQHGRLAQRVRGAAQHQLLSRNALRRLNLLRTGGAKQAKTTTTYLHQPGQRHLNY, via the exons ATGTTCCAGAGGMTCACCAGCGTCCTGTTCGGGGACGATGTGGAGGAGGTGAGACGAGTAGGCCCTGGAGAACAGGACTTTGGCcagaaggaggaggatgaagagtggATCCTGGTGGACTATCTGG CTGAGGCCTGCTCCAGCCCCTGTGGTGACGGCCTGTCTGAGGTGGACCTGACTTCGGACGAGGGGGACCTTGTGGTAGTCCCCTCTCCCATCGCCAGCTCCCCYATCCGCTATGCCTCCTGCACCTCCCTGGACTCTACCGCTGACACCGAGTATGGGGGtcccgaggaggaggaggaagaagaggggggtTTCCAGCGCCTGGAGGCCTGTTCTCTAGAGGAGAGCTGGTTCGTTACTCCCCCACCCTGCTTCGGCGGGGGGACGAGGGGCAAGCCTATGGTACTGGAGACCAGCCCCCTGGAGAACCTGCTGATAGAACACCCCAGCATGTCTGTGTACACCACCCACTGTCCCCCACGactctccctcaacctctccctcaacctcaaTCTCTGCCCTCCCCCTGTTGACACACCTGCCGCTGTGGGCATGGAACCGGGACGACGTTCGCTTGACACCCCCTGTCACAG GCCAGAAACGGTAGTGCAGTGCAGAGCCGGCCTCCATGCTGGCTGCTATGCGGCTGCCGTCCCAGGCCTTCTAGACCAAGCACAGCAGCATGGACGACTGGCCCAAAGGGTACGTGGCGCYGCCCAGCACCAGCTCCTCTCCCGCAACGCCCTGCGCCGCCTCAACTTGCTGCGTACTGGAGGGGCCAAGCAGGCCAAGACCACCACCACCTATCTACACCAGCCTGGCCAGAGGCACCTCAACTACTGA